From Raphanus sativus cultivar WK10039 unplaced genomic scaffold, ASM80110v3 Scaffold4183, whole genome shotgun sequence, one genomic window encodes:
- the LOC130507214 gene encoding chaperone protein dnaJ 11, chloroplastic-like: protein MSGTLIYSAVNSLRFSPGNSLPQPKTTGLLRHKNARFPTGATSFRASAAQTLDAEPAVTASFRRQASSLYELLRVDETASLTEIKTAYRSLAKVHHPDASEESDGRDFIEIRKAYATLADPTTRAIYDSTLGARGRRVHAGAMGRASRVYTTTRWETDQCW, encoded by the coding sequence atgtccGGAACTCTAATCTACTCCGCCGTTAACTCCCTTCGATTCTCCCCGGGAAACAGCCTTCCTCAGCCCAAAACCACCGGACTCCTCCGCCACAAAAACGCGCGGTTTCCCACCGGAGCCACGTCGTTCAGAGCTTCGGCAGCTCAAACTCTCGACGCCGAGCCAGCCGTAACGGCATCCTTTCGTCGGCAAGCGTCGAGTCTCTACGAACTGCTGAGAGTCGACGAGACGGCGTCGTTGACGGAGATCAAGACGGCGTACAGGAGCTTAGCTAAGGTTCACCACCCGGACGCGTCGGAGGAATCGGACGGACGAGATTTCATTGAGATCCGTAAAGCTTACGCGACGCTGGCGGATCCGACGACGAGAGCGATCTACGATTCGACGCTGGGAGCACGAGGGAGACGAGTGCACGCTGGAGCGATGGGTCGGGCGAGTCGGGTTTACACGACGACCCGATGGGAGACGGATCAGTGTTGGTAG